GTCGAGATTTTGTTCTAGcactaaacaattttttcgcAGAAAATCGACcgcaatattttcataaatattcacCTCGTTcgttgttccacaactgagcgttttttaagattttgcCGCACTAttctatgtggaaccagctgcccactgaagtatttccgaatcaattcgatTTCTGTActtcaagagcgtaccaattcttaatggGCCGCGCTTACGAGCCCTCTGGAAATGTGTCTATACGCGACGGTAAAAACGCAGGCTGccatttccccgtactagactatctaaagttagtaattcttttttgggaaaagggatactcttctttaataaaatcccagaggctctttcatctctgccttttaacaaatttaagaaatgtattaaggaaaagctgtgtaaaaaggcttactataaagtcaacgattatctagttgatagaAGGGCCtaggactagtgctagacagactgcttctaattaatttgcgatatttgttttaaataagttttatttgctattttaacGCCGAgggttttttacgccggctttttctctacctattaaaatttaatgacgtggaataagtgatacctgtatcttatattccataataaacatattttttatatttttttatattatcacattaggtgagcctcctgccctgcAATGACATGATGTCGACAAagacacgtttttttatttataagtagcGCTTTAGTCCTGGTCACGTGTtgtaaaagacaatattacatttaaataccaAGTACTTCTAATAAGTATCCTACCATTTCATTAGTGTTGGGTTAGCACTCATGTGATTATTGTATGATAGGGTGGCGTCGGGCGATGTTTGCCCTTGGCAAACAAAAGACGCTTTTGCTATACATTTTATCAATATTCATCTACACTTCAATTGAACAAGGAATCGGTAAAAGAGACTACTTTGATACTATAACAGACTGTTTGTTAAGTTCGATCTTCTGTACCTATgctttaattatgtttaatgcgcatttaacattagctcgaacggtgaaggaaaacatcgcgaggaaaccggcttgccttagacccaaaaagtcgacggcgtgtatcaggcacaggagtctgatcacctacttgccgattagattgaaaaattatcatgtataagattcagaaatctgaggaccaaacctaaagaggttgtagcgccaatgatttattcaagttatgagattttaatatgtttactTCGCAGATATAAAGGTTATTTATACCTTTAACCagacaaaacaataaattatatgtgtaattacaatattcttaacctacatagtttaataagtatcgcaatacagcgaggaaatgctgctagCATTAAATAAAGGCACACTGCCTCATGGaacaaacttattaaatttgttttaactttctatttatatttttttaattattattacttatgaTAGGTTATTTGGAGTGAAACGTTTcagtaaatacaatttttatcgttaatttattatgcacgtgtattatttataagcaatCCAATTTTTGATTTTCAGACACCTTCAAAATCGTAATTAAACCGCCATTTTAATTACTGCCGACGAGCAAGGAAGTACCCGCAGTCTCCGATAAGGAACCATGACTAATTGTCTGGAGCTATCGTATGCGGGctgttcttacggagaaataTTGATCGCACCACCTGTTCGGTCGCGCACCTGCCACCACGCGCACTTTCATACCACCACTCGCCCGAACAACACCACTGACCACTACGTCACGCCGGCCGCGCCGATCGATACCGCTGAATCACCATGCATATCACATCAGGTCTTTCGCCGGCCTCTGGAGAGATGCTGGACCTCTACAGCGATCATGCGGTTCCAGAATCATCGCATACAGTGGAAATCGAATATGTGTACGAGCAGCCAGATATGTACGCGTCAGACCTGCCGAGGAAGAGACCGAAGCGGATCAGAGAAGAGCCGGAGACAGATTTAACGAATTTGAACTGGTTGCAGAATATAACCAATATAATGTCTATACCACAATGTCCGATATCACCGGTGACCGCTCCGAAATCGCAGAGCACGCGGCTAGAGAAGTTCAATCAGACGATAACGAAATGCCAAGAGGATTTTATGGCGAATAGAGATGATTACAAGAATAACAGTGAGAAGAAACCGCCGTACTCCTACAGCACATTGATATGTATGGCGATGCGATATAACAATGATAAAATGACTTTGTCGGCGATTTATTCATGGATTCGTGATAACTTCAAGTATTATAGGAACGCCGATCCTACTTGGCAGGTTAGTAATTcagatttattattgtttgtcgTAAAAACGTTATTTGAATTTTGGAGTTTAATTTCCATACATGACAGAACTTGACTCATTTTAGTGCCTCTTAAAGAAATTACTAAGCCCTAATAGATAGTCAAATCTGTGAcgtcatattttctttattttaaagatgttttaggatttataaattaatgaaaactaATGCTCAGTTTACTCCGTTAGTGACTCCTAATTCTTTTTGTTAGATTTTAGGATTGTATCAATTCATAGGTCAAACActttccaaaatatttaacgtaataaacaaattatgacgttattacaataattttagtgtaattttgtattttttaataaatgactTAGCGTAATATAGCTTTCGCTTGTAAAATGTTATGATTCATTCAATCGGCTTCCCTCCTACGAATTGATTACATACGTTCTATAGCTGCTTTGTCTAGGAATAGATAGTAAAGACATATATAACcctatttactaaaattattggTAAATTTGTCGAATCACGGCTCCTTAAAACAGCtccatttttttctttcgttCTTTACGACTTGTATGTAGTACCCCAAGTAATATTACGGATGCGCTTTGGATcccttaaaaaattaaaaaaactaataatattacttgtacTATGTAAATGATATTGTCTCAGTTCCCAGTGAATTATATTAGGTTAGGTTGGGTTTTttcattcttttattttttttattctaagtgGCTTTTGTGAtcaggttaggtaggttaaaGGTAAAAAGTTGTACCTTCTttcattcatttaattaatttctatgaGCTTTCTACATTATTGCATGGGCCACCATTGCCGAGTGATGAACATATGTCGAAAAAATTTGGACCTGTTTACTTTATAATCTCCTACGATTGATTAAATGCTATTTTTTTTGCTCCCAACCATCACAAACGAGGATAATCagatacttataaaaatatataacacacATATACACGTATAAAAATGACTTAAGAAAGTAAGAATCAAACAgtctatgtttaattttataaaaaggacTTTTGGTCTTTTTCCTATAATTTCGAATTTGTTCCTTTTGGAGTAGATACTctttcaagtgcacaggcgctaattaaagatttaagttggcgcctggtaggtAGTGCCACCCTAGAGCTGGTGATTTCCTCgcttaacgaataagtatcgcaatacagtgaggaaatgctgccagcttTAAAGGTACACAGCCACtgccaaactttttaaaatttggtttaatttccttttattaatttttaattatgttacttGACTTGTATATTTGATAGttatgattataaataa
The Pieris napi chromosome 17, ilPieNapi1.2, whole genome shotgun sequence DNA segment above includes these coding regions:
- the LOC125057755 gene encoding forkhead box protein J3-like; this translates as MHITSGLSPASGEMLDLYSDHAVPESSHTVEIEYVYEQPDMYASDLPRKRPKRIREEPETDLTNLNWLQNITNIMSIPQCPISPVTAPKSQSTRLEKFNQTITKCQEDFMANRDDYKNNSEKKPPYSYSTLICMAMRYNNDKMTLSAIYSWIRDNFKYYRNADPTWQNSIRHNLSLNKVFVKEARSKQEPGKGGFWKLDLAHLEGTKRISNRPHKKKKHEKDSKNEDKVAVANIPQMDSQLLDIHDIDQAVTLHLPDLSLPIPMDLETNIGANVIVEPAIPPPLIPDDDLSSLLLNPTDWGDLQLDMFDNYLDPCFK